From the genome of Thunnus thynnus chromosome 1, fThuThy2.1, whole genome shotgun sequence, one region includes:
- the aktip gene encoding AKT-interacting protein isoform X2 — translation MNLNPFWSMSANTSRKRPDNEEQSGHGEQRASPARLPFGKKQLPAIPKNAAPITKPTAMGTPAQSANGTHASYGPFYLEYSLLAEFTLVIKQKLPGIYVQPSYKSALMWFGVIFIRHGLYQDGVFKFTVYIPDNYPDGECPKLVFDIPVFHPLVDPVSGELDVRRAFTKWRRNHNHIWQVLMYARTIFYKINTAEPLNPEAAVLYEKDVHLFKSKVVDSVKLCNSHLFDQPKIDDPYAISFSPWNPAVHEEAKERMFTYKRRPEDHHKGTQVSGLSWVKPGSTQPFSKDDNPPQC, via the exons ATGAACCTAAACCCCTTCTGGAGCATGTCTGCCAATACAAGTCGCAAG AGACCTGACAATGAGGAACAGAGTGGGCATGGGGAGCAGAGAGCCAGCCCAGCCCGGCTGCCCTTTGGCAAAAAGCAACTTCCAGCCATTCCTAAGAATGCAGCCCCCATTACCAAGCCTACAGCAATGGGTACCCCAGCCCAGTCAGCCAATGGCACACACGCCTCCTATGGCCCCTTCTACTTGGAGTACTCTCTGCTGGCTGAGTT CACACTAGTGATTAAGCAGAAACTCCCTGGAATTTATGTCCAGCCATCCTACAAGTCAGCACTAA TGTGGTTCGGGGTCATATTCATCAGACATGGCTTGTACCAGGACGGAGTCTTCAAATTCACTGTGTATATTCCAGATAACTATCCAGATGGAGAGTGTCCT AAATTAGTATTCGACATCCCAGTCTTCCATCCACTTGTTGACCCTGTGTCTGGAGAGCTTGATGTCAGAAGAGCTTTCACCAAATGGAG ACGGAATCACAATCACATCTGGCAAGTCCTCATGTATGCACGCACAATTTTCTACAAGATCAACACTGCAGAACCACTCAACCCAGAGGCTGCTGTGCT ataTGAAAAGGACGTGCATTTGTTCAAAAGCAAAGTGGTGGACAGTGTGAAACTATGCAACAGTCACCTTTTTGACCAGCCCAAGATAGATGATCCCTACGCAATAAG tttttctcCATGGAACCCAGCTGTTCATGAGGAAGCAAAAGAGCGAATGTTCACGTATAAA AGACGACCTGAGGATCACCACAAGGGAACGCAGGTGTCGGGGCTGTCTTGGGTGAAGCCTGGATCGACACAGCCCTTCAGCAAAGACGACAATCCTCCCCAATGCTGA
- the aktip gene encoding AKT-interacting protein isoform X1, translated as MNLNPFWSMSANTSRKQRPDNEEQSGHGEQRASPARLPFGKKQLPAIPKNAAPITKPTAMGTPAQSANGTHASYGPFYLEYSLLAEFTLVIKQKLPGIYVQPSYKSALMWFGVIFIRHGLYQDGVFKFTVYIPDNYPDGECPKLVFDIPVFHPLVDPVSGELDVRRAFTKWRRNHNHIWQVLMYARTIFYKINTAEPLNPEAAVLYEKDVHLFKSKVVDSVKLCNSHLFDQPKIDDPYAISFSPWNPAVHEEAKERMFTYKRRPEDHHKGTQVSGLSWVKPGSTQPFSKDDNPPQC; from the exons ATGAACCTAAACCCCTTCTGGAGCATGTCTGCCAATACAAGTCGCAAG CAGAGACCTGACAATGAGGAACAGAGTGGGCATGGGGAGCAGAGAGCCAGCCCAGCCCGGCTGCCCTTTGGCAAAAAGCAACTTCCAGCCATTCCTAAGAATGCAGCCCCCATTACCAAGCCTACAGCAATGGGTACCCCAGCCCAGTCAGCCAATGGCACACACGCCTCCTATGGCCCCTTCTACTTGGAGTACTCTCTGCTGGCTGAGTT CACACTAGTGATTAAGCAGAAACTCCCTGGAATTTATGTCCAGCCATCCTACAAGTCAGCACTAA TGTGGTTCGGGGTCATATTCATCAGACATGGCTTGTACCAGGACGGAGTCTTCAAATTCACTGTGTATATTCCAGATAACTATCCAGATGGAGAGTGTCCT AAATTAGTATTCGACATCCCAGTCTTCCATCCACTTGTTGACCCTGTGTCTGGAGAGCTTGATGTCAGAAGAGCTTTCACCAAATGGAG ACGGAATCACAATCACATCTGGCAAGTCCTCATGTATGCACGCACAATTTTCTACAAGATCAACACTGCAGAACCACTCAACCCAGAGGCTGCTGTGCT ataTGAAAAGGACGTGCATTTGTTCAAAAGCAAAGTGGTGGACAGTGTGAAACTATGCAACAGTCACCTTTTTGACCAGCCCAAGATAGATGATCCCTACGCAATAAG tttttctcCATGGAACCCAGCTGTTCATGAGGAAGCAAAAGAGCGAATGTTCACGTATAAA AGACGACCTGAGGATCACCACAAGGGAACGCAGGTGTCGGGGCTGTCTTGGGTGAAGCCTGGATCGACACAGCCCTTCAGCAAAGACGACAATCCTCCCCAATGCTGA